The proteins below come from a single Haemorhous mexicanus isolate bHaeMex1 chromosome 18, bHaeMex1.pri, whole genome shotgun sequence genomic window:
- the LOC132335884 gene encoding E3 ubiquitin-protein ligase RNF182-like, whose product MAQPESKLVSPPVAPSSPELECQICYSRFDARARRPKLLRCGHRLCARCLSRIVPPGDSSTPQLRCPFCRQHSPVPGGDVQQLQDDGEALALLTGRERAKKRGPPLSPEVLLCPSVLEPTSSPDCLVVTILEVPEDVAPPESLGRLEVVRLYRPTSLGALPCHGPGQKWRSWGWQAIPRFILGVLCLLYFSSLPFGIYLLLIEHHSLGIILVSLVPSTLLLCIVYSLCQCLCLEVFGFPHS is encoded by the coding sequence aTGGCCCAGCCAGAGAGCAAACTGGTGTCCCCGCCGGTGGCACCCTCGTCCCCCGAGCTGGAGTGCCAGATCTGCTACAGCCGCTTTGACGCCCGTGCCCGCAGGCCCAAGCTGCTCCGCTGTGGCCATCGCCTCTGTGCCCGCTGCCTGAGCAGGATTGTTCCCCCGGGGGACTCTTCAACCCCCCAGCTCCGTTGCCCCTTCTGCCGCCAGCATAGCCCGGTGCCGGGTGGGGAcgtgcagcagctgcaggacgatggtgaggcactggcgCTGCTGACAGGCCGTGAACGGGCCAAGAAACGGGGTCCACCCCTATCTCCTGAGGTACTCCTTTGCCCCAGTGTGCTGGAGCCCACATCCAGCCCCGACTGCCTGGTTGTCACCATCCTGGAGGTGCCAGAGGACGTAGCCCCACCAGAgagcctgggcaggctggaagTGGTGCGGCTGTACCGCCCCACGAGCCTGGGTGCActgccctgccatggccctgGGCAGAAGTGGCGCTCCTGGGGGTGGCAAGCCATCCCCCGCTTCATTCTGGGCGTCCTCTGCCTCCTCTACTTCAGCTCCCTGCCCTTTGGCATCTACCTCCTGCTCATCGAGCACCACAGCCTGGGCATCATCCTGGTCAGTCTTGTGCCCTCCACCCTCCTTCTCTGCATTGTCTACAGCCTCTGCCAGTGCCTGTGCCTGGAGGTCTTTGGGTTCCCCcactcctga
- the PCIF1 gene encoding mRNA (2'-O-methyladenosine-N(6)-)-methyltransferase encodes MANENHRSPAEETSLMSHSPGTSNQNQPSSPKPMRLVQDLPDELVQAGWEKCWSKRENRPYYFNRFTNQSLWEMPVLGQHDVISDPLGLNAAPMPLEGGVADASVESKQRKRRFSEEVPPSGNSVKKPKADVPGNPAAQPVPSSPSIPGTSVLKAWCVSPEDKQQAALLRPTEVYWDLDIQTNAVIKQRAPSEVLSPHPEVELLRSQLILKLRQHYRELCQQREGIDPPRESFNRWMLERKVVDKGTDPLLPSDCEPVVSPSMFREIMNDIPIRLSRIKFREEAKRLLFKYAEAAKRLIESRSASPDSRKVVKWNVEDTFSWLRRDHSASKEDYMDRLEHLRKQCGPHVSAAAKDSVEGICSKIYYISLEYVKRIREKHLAILKENNISAEVEAPEVQDRLVYCYPVRLAIPSPPLPSVEMHMENNVACVRYKGEMVKVSRNYFSKLWLLYRYSCIDDSGFEKFLPRVWCLLRRYQMMFGVGLYEGTGLQGALPVHIFEALHKLFGVSFECFASPLNCYFKQYCSAFLDTDGYFGSRGPCLDFFPISGSFEANPPFCEELMDAMVSHFEKLLESSSEPLSFIVFIPEWRDPPTPALTRMEQSKFKRHQLILPAFDHEYRSGSQHVCKKEEMYYKAVHNTAVLFLQNSAGFAKWEPTPERLQELVAAYKHSGRTLSSSSSSSSSSSSSSSSTVDKERELGREQSSSRETNPN; translated from the exons ATGGCCAATGAGAATCACAGAAGCCCTGCGGAGGAAACGTCTCTCATGAGTCACTCACCTGGCACCTCCAACCAgaaccagcccagctcccccaaaCCCATGCGCCTGGTACAGGACCTGCCAG ATGAGCTGGTGCAGGCTGGCTGGGAGAAGTGCTGGAGCAAGCGGGAGAACCGCCCGTACTACTTCAACCGCTTCACCAACCAGTCTCTGTGGGAAatgcctgtgctgggacagcacGATGTCATA TCAGACCCTCTGGGACTGAATGCAGCTCCAATGCCACTGGAAGGTGGGGTGGCAGATGCTTCAGTGGAGAGcaagcagaggaagaggaggttcTCAGAAGAGGTTCCACCAAGTGGCAACAGTGTGAAGAAGCCCAAG GCGGATGTCCCAGGGAACCCAGCTGCTCAGCCagtccccagctctcccagtatTCCAGGAACCTCTGTTTTGAAGGCATGGTGTGTTTCACCTGAAGACAAACAGCAGGCAGCTCTTCTACGACCAACTGA AGTATACTGGGACCTGGATATTCAGACAAATGCTGTGATTAAGCAGAGGGCACCATCAGAAGTGCTTTCTCCGCACCCTGAGGTGGAGCTGCTCCGGTCCCAGCTCATTCTCAAGCTGCGGCAGCATTACcgtgagctctgccagcagcgAGAAG GGATTGACCCCCCAAGGGAGTCATTTAATCGCTGGATGTTGGAGAGGAAGGTGGTTGATAAAGGGACAGATCCTCTTTTACCGAGTGACTGCGAGCCAGTAGTGTCTCCTTCCATGTTCAGAGAGATCATGAATGACATTCCCATCAG GTTATCCAGAATTAAGTTCCGAGAGGAAGCCAAGAGGCTGCTCTTCAAGTATGCTGAGGCTGCGAAACGACTGATTGAATCCAG GAGTGCTTCCCCAGACAGCAGGAAGGTGGTGAAGTGGAATGTGGAGGACACCTTCAGCTGGCTGCGACGGGACCATTCTGCCTCGAAGGAGGACTACATG GACCGCCTGGAGCACTTACGCAAACAATGTGGGCCCCATGTGTCTGCTGCAGCCAAGGACTCTGTCGAAGGCATCTGCAGTAAAATTTACTACATATCCCTGGAATACGTCAAGCGCATCCGAGAGAAGCATCTTGCCATACTTAAAGAGAACAATATCTCTG CTGAAGTGGAAGCTCCTGAGGTCCAGGACAGGCTGGTGTACTGCTACCCCGTGAGACTGGCCATcccctccccgccgctgccCAGCGTGGAGATGCACATGGAGAACAACGTGGCGTGTGTGCGCTACAAGGGGGAGATGGTCAAAGTGAGCCGCAACTACTTCAGCAAGCTG TGGCTTCTTTATCGGTACAGCTGCATTGACGACTCAGGCTTTGAAAAGTTCCTGCCCAGGGTTTGGTGCCTTCTCCGTCGATACCAG ATGATGTTCGGTGTGGGGCTGTATGAAGGGACTGGTCTGCAAGGGGCACTTCCCGtgcacatctttgaagcccTCCACAAGCTCTTTGGAGTGAGTTTTGAATGCTTTGCCTCGCCCCTGAATTGCTATTTTAAACAGTACTGTTCAGCCTTCTTGGACACAGACGGGTATTTTGGATCCAGGGG CCCGTGCCTGGATTTCTTCCCTATAAGTGGTTCTTTTGAGGCAAATCCTCCGTTCTGTGAGGAGCTGATGGATGCCATGGTCTCTCACTTTGAG AAACTGCTGGAGAGCTCCAGCGAGCCGCTGTCCTTCATTGTCTTCATCCCTGAGTGGCGGGACCCCCCCACGCCAGCCCTGACGCGCATGGAGCAGAGCAAGTTCAAGCGACACCAGCTCATCCTGCCGGCCTTCGATCACGAGTACCGCAGCGGGTCCCAGCATGTCTGCAAAAA GGAGGAGATGTACTACAAGGCTGTGCACAACACAGCAGTCCTCTTCCTGCAGAACAGCGCCGGCTTTGCCAAGTGGGAGCCCACGCCGGAGCGGCTGCAGGAGCTCGTTGCAGCCTACAAGCATTCGGGCCGAACCCTCAGCTCCTCgtcttcctcctcctcgtcctcatcctcctcctcctcctccacagtGGACAAAGAGCGGGAGCTGGgccgagagcagagcagcagccgaGAGACTAATCCCAACTAA